In one Mycobacterium sp. NBC_00419 genomic region, the following are encoded:
- a CDS encoding molybdopterin-dependent oxidoreductase: protein MARTSIGLRMGAGIAAAAVAVGVAQLLAVLFSPAADARTAVGTAVINLTPGPVKEWAIQTFGTADKLFLSVMVLVVIAALAAVTAIWERSRVPTGTLAILAGAVAGSAAVLSRPEAHVTDIIPTLVGAAAGIAVLRWLTSGRITEGRETAATQAAGVDPGRRLSLVTFGLAGLGLVSGVAGAAIGRGLRSVSGDRDSFALPTPTSPAPPIPATVQPAGVQLPSFITSNADFYRIDTALSVPQLSRADWRLRIHGMVDREITYTFEDLQKFEPIEKVVTLACVSNPVGGDLISNATWTGYRVRDLLSAAGIHSDADMMLSTSVDGFTAGTPVEALTDARDSMLAIGMNGVPLPVEHGYPARLVVPGLYGYVSATKWVTDLELTRFDRAQAYWTKLGWSERGPIKTESRIDVPRDGQKVAQGPVTFGGVAWAQNRGVKSVEVQIDDGPWQQAQLGASYSNDAWRLWSFPWTATQSGTHTITARATDNTGAVQTEDQALPAPDGASGWPSITFEVS from the coding sequence ATGGCCCGAACCAGCATTGGTCTGCGGATGGGCGCCGGTATCGCCGCGGCTGCGGTGGCCGTCGGCGTAGCGCAGTTGCTGGCGGTGCTCTTCTCTCCCGCGGCAGACGCCCGCACCGCGGTCGGGACGGCCGTCATCAACCTGACGCCGGGCCCGGTCAAAGAATGGGCGATCCAAACCTTCGGCACCGCCGACAAGTTGTTCCTGTCGGTGATGGTGCTCGTGGTGATCGCAGCGCTGGCCGCCGTCACCGCGATCTGGGAGCGCTCGCGGGTGCCGACCGGCACGCTGGCGATCCTGGCCGGCGCCGTCGCCGGAAGTGCGGCGGTGCTCTCGCGGCCCGAAGCTCACGTCACCGACATCATCCCGACCCTCGTCGGCGCGGCGGCAGGCATCGCCGTGCTGCGCTGGCTGACCTCCGGGCGGATCACCGAGGGACGCGAAACCGCCGCGACGCAGGCCGCCGGGGTCGACCCGGGCCGGCGACTGTCCCTGGTGACGTTCGGCCTCGCCGGGCTCGGACTGGTCAGCGGGGTGGCCGGCGCGGCGATCGGCCGTGGCCTGCGCTCAGTGTCCGGCGACCGGGATAGTTTCGCGCTGCCCACCCCGACTTCACCCGCCCCGCCGATACCCGCCACGGTGCAACCGGCCGGCGTGCAGCTGCCGAGCTTCATCACGAGCAACGCCGACTTCTACCGCATCGACACCGCACTCAGCGTCCCCCAGCTCTCCCGCGCCGACTGGCGGTTGCGCATCCACGGCATGGTCGACCGCGAGATCACCTACACCTTTGAGGACCTGCAGAAGTTCGAGCCGATCGAGAAGGTCGTGACGCTGGCGTGCGTGTCGAACCCGGTCGGCGGTGACCTGATCTCCAATGCCACCTGGACCGGCTACCGGGTGCGGGACCTGTTGAGCGCAGCCGGAATTCACTCCGATGCCGACATGATGCTGTCCACCTCCGTCGACGGCTTCACCGCGGGTACCCCGGTCGAGGCGCTCACCGATGCACGCGACTCGATGCTGGCGATCGGGATGAACGGGGTACCGCTGCCCGTCGAGCACGGCTACCCGGCACGGCTGGTGGTGCCCGGGCTGTACGGATACGTCTCGGCCACTAAATGGGTGACGGACCTGGAATTGACCCGCTTCGACCGGGCGCAGGCCTACTGGACCAAGCTGGGCTGGTCCGAACGCGGCCCGATCAAGACCGAGTCGCGCATCGACGTTCCCCGCGACGGGCAGAAGGTTGCGCAGGGGCCGGTCACCTTCGGCGGGGTGGCCTGGGCCCAGAACCGCGGCGTGAAATCCGTCGAGGTCCAGATCGACGACGGCCCGTGGCAACAGGCCCAGTTGGGGGCGTCGTACTCCAACGACGCGTGGCGGCTGTGGAGCTTCCCGTGGACCGCCACCCAGAGCGGTACACACACCATCACGGCGCGCGCCACCGACAACACCGGCGCGGTGCAGACCGAAGACCAGGCCCTGCCGGCACCCGACGGGGCGAGCGGCTGGCCCTCGATCACCTTCGAGGTCAGCTAG
- a CDS encoding ATP-dependent DNA ligase — MLLGDVAAASADVTATSSRLAKVARIADLLSATPDPQLVAIVVSWLSGELPQRQIGVGWAALRSLPAPAAVPVLTVSAVDAAFSEIGAVAGKGSQARRAGLLGGLFGAATADEQLFLRRLLSGELRQGALGGVMADAVAKAGGLPAAAVRRAAMLGGELPAVAAAALTGGVQALDEFTLRVGRPVGPMLAQTATGVAEALERLGGHAVFEAKLDGARVQIHRSGQDVTVYTRSLDDVTARLPEVVAAARALPVTDLIADGEAIALRPDNRPHRFQVTASRFGRSVDVAAAQAAQPLSVFFFDVLHLDGVDLLDEPAHRRIAALEQIVPAHQRVDRLVTADPAAAQQFLDATLAAGHEGVMAKSPAGPYEAGRRGAGWLKVKPVHTLDLVVLAVEWGSGRRTGTLSNIHLGARDPVNGGFVMLGKTFKGMTDAMLQWQTERFTELAVDGTAGYVVTVRPEQVVEIAFDGVQGSSRYPGGMALRFARVLRYRDDKSPAEADTIDTVRAFYERSS; from the coding sequence ATGTTGCTCGGCGATGTTGCGGCGGCCTCGGCCGATGTGACGGCGACGTCGTCGCGGCTGGCGAAGGTCGCCCGGATCGCCGACCTGCTCAGCGCCACACCAGACCCGCAGCTGGTCGCGATCGTGGTGTCCTGGCTGTCCGGTGAGCTGCCGCAGCGCCAGATCGGTGTCGGCTGGGCGGCTCTGCGCTCACTGCCCGCGCCTGCCGCCGTTCCGGTGCTGACGGTCAGCGCCGTCGACGCAGCGTTCAGCGAGATCGGGGCGGTGGCGGGCAAGGGGTCGCAAGCCCGGCGCGCCGGCCTGCTCGGCGGACTATTCGGCGCCGCGACGGCCGACGAGCAGCTGTTCCTGCGCCGGCTGCTGTCCGGTGAACTGCGCCAGGGCGCGCTCGGCGGCGTGATGGCCGACGCCGTCGCCAAGGCCGGTGGCCTGCCGGCAGCCGCGGTGCGTCGCGCGGCCATGCTCGGTGGTGAGCTGCCTGCGGTCGCCGCCGCGGCGCTCACCGGCGGCGTGCAGGCCCTCGACGAGTTCACCCTGCGCGTCGGCAGGCCGGTCGGGCCGATGCTGGCCCAGACCGCGACGGGAGTGGCCGAAGCACTCGAACGCCTCGGCGGGCACGCCGTATTCGAAGCCAAGCTCGACGGGGCACGGGTTCAGATTCACCGCAGCGGCCAGGACGTCACGGTGTACACCCGAAGCCTCGACGACGTCACCGCACGACTCCCCGAGGTTGTCGCGGCCGCCCGCGCGCTGCCGGTCACCGACCTGATCGCCGACGGGGAGGCCATCGCCCTGCGGCCCGATAACCGTCCGCACCGCTTCCAGGTCACCGCGTCCCGGTTCGGCAGGAGCGTCGACGTCGCGGCCGCTCAAGCAGCTCAACCACTTTCGGTGTTCTTCTTCGACGTCCTGCACCTCGACGGCGTCGACCTGCTCGACGAACCCGCACATCGGCGCATCGCCGCGCTGGAGCAGATCGTGCCTGCCCACCAGCGTGTCGACCGGCTCGTCACCGCCGATCCTGCTGCCGCGCAACAGTTTCTGGATGCCACCCTGGCAGCCGGGCACGAGGGCGTGATGGCCAAGTCGCCGGCCGGTCCATACGAGGCGGGCAGGCGGGGCGCAGGCTGGCTGAAGGTCAAACCGGTGCACACCCTGGACCTGGTTGTGCTGGCCGTCGAGTGGGGGTCGGGCCGCCGCACGGGCACGCTGTCCAACATCCACCTCGGTGCGCGCGATCCGGTCAACGGCGGCTTCGTCATGCTGGGCAAGACCTTCAAGGGCATGACCGACGCGATGCTGCAGTGGCAGACCGAACGGTTCACCGAGCTGGCAGTCGACGGCACGGCGGGTTACGTCGTCACAGTCCGGCCCGAACAGGTCGTCGAAATCGCATTCGACGGTGTGCAGGGTTCCAGCCGCTACCCCGGCGGGATGGCGCTGCGCTTCGCCCGCGTGCTGCGCTACCGCGACGACAAGAGCCCGGCCGAGGCCGACACCATCGACACCGTTCGCGCCTTCTATGAGCGCAGCAGCTAA
- a CDS encoding SDR family NAD(P)-dependent oxidoreductase: protein MEISGKKVIVVGGASGFGRASAELLASRGASVAILDREGTDGPEVAAAVGGPFFAIDVTDFEGTEKVLADAVDALGGLHVILTTAGGGVAEKTLGKNGPHALETFRSTIDLNLIASFNISRLAAAHMAKNEPEDEETGERGVIINTASIAAFEGQIGQVAYTAAKAGIAGMSLTMARDLGNVGIRALAIAPSLFATGLTKGIPDEFAKALTKDAAFPKRLGKPEEFAKLVSAIVENPMLNGQCIRLDAGQRFAPR from the coding sequence ATGGAGATCTCGGGCAAGAAGGTGATCGTCGTGGGCGGCGCCTCGGGCTTCGGGCGGGCAAGTGCTGAGCTTCTGGCCTCGCGCGGCGCCAGTGTGGCGATCCTGGACCGCGAGGGCACCGACGGACCCGAGGTCGCGGCTGCCGTCGGCGGCCCGTTCTTCGCTATCGACGTCACCGACTTCGAGGGCACCGAGAAGGTGCTGGCCGACGCCGTCGACGCGCTCGGTGGCCTGCACGTCATCCTGACCACGGCCGGCGGCGGCGTCGCGGAGAAGACGCTGGGCAAGAACGGCCCGCACGCCTTGGAGACCTTCCGCAGCACGATCGACCTGAACCTGATCGCGAGCTTCAACATCAGCCGGCTGGCCGCGGCCCACATGGCCAAGAACGAGCCTGAGGACGAGGAGACCGGGGAGCGCGGCGTCATCATCAACACCGCGTCCATCGCGGCGTTCGAGGGACAGATCGGCCAGGTGGCCTACACCGCCGCCAAGGCCGGTATCGCCGGCATGTCGCTGACGATGGCCCGCGACCTGGGCAATGTGGGGATCCGTGCACTGGCCATCGCGCCCAGCCTGTTCGCCACCGGCCTGACCAAGGGCATCCCTGACGAGTTCGCCAAGGCGCTGACCAAGGACGCCGCCTTCCCGAAGCGGCTCGGCAAGCCCGAGGAGTTCGCCAAGCTGGTCTCGGCGATCGTCGAGAACCCGATGCTCAACGGGCAGTGCATCCGCCTGGACGCCGGACAGCGCTTCGCTCCCAGGTGA
- a CDS encoding acyl-CoA dehydrogenase: MGIALTDDHRELGEVARSFLTAQKARWAARELLDSDEEARPAFWAELAELGWLGLHVDEQYGGSGYGLPELVVVVDELGRAVAPGPFVPTVVASAVISAVGTDEQKARLLPGLVDGTVTAAIGFGGDVTVSDGKASGDAGVVLGAGLADLLLLVAGEDVVLVDRHASGVTVEVPGNLDRTRRSGRVSLTEVSVGDNILTEATSAAVAYARTLFAAEAAGGASDCVDTAVEYAKVREQFGRTIATFQAVKHHCANMVVAAESTVAAAWDAARAAGDSAEQGQSQFELIAAAAATLAFGAYVRNAELNIQVHGGIGFTWEHDAHLHLRRALTLQALLGGDGPSTDVFDLTALGVSRANSLDLPADADALREQIRSDAAELAKLEEKAQVDELIATGYIMPHWPKPWGRAAGAIEQLLIEEEFASAGITRPDYGITGWVILTLVQHGTPSQIERFVEKALRKDEIWCQLFSEPSAGSDAAAVKTRATRVDGGWTITGQKVWTSGAHYCKRGLATVRTDFDVPKHQGITMVILDMEAPGVEVRPLRQITGGSEFNEVFFNDVFVPDEDVVGEPNAGWTVARATLGNERVSIGGGAGGIAPASAWLVDLAKRNGDHVIGARQRVGRFLAEDHALRLLNLRRVVRSIEGAGPGPEGNITKLKLAEHFQEQGAIAASLLGPELVLEGGEGELAARAAMGARGMAIAGGTSEVTRNQIAERILGMPRDPLIK; this comes from the coding sequence ATGGGTATCGCACTGACCGACGACCACCGCGAACTCGGGGAGGTGGCGCGTTCCTTCCTGACCGCGCAGAAGGCGCGCTGGGCCGCGCGAGAGCTCCTCGACTCCGATGAGGAGGCCCGGCCGGCGTTCTGGGCCGAGCTGGCCGAACTCGGCTGGCTCGGCCTGCACGTCGACGAACAGTACGGCGGCTCGGGATACGGGCTGCCCGAACTCGTCGTCGTCGTCGACGAACTCGGCCGTGCGGTGGCCCCGGGGCCGTTCGTCCCGACCGTGGTGGCCTCTGCCGTCATCTCCGCCGTCGGTACCGACGAGCAGAAGGCCCGGCTGCTGCCGGGCCTGGTCGACGGAACCGTCACTGCTGCAATCGGTTTCGGCGGTGACGTGACCGTCTCCGACGGTAAGGCGAGTGGCGACGCGGGCGTGGTACTCGGTGCCGGTCTGGCCGACCTGCTGCTGCTGGTAGCCGGTGAGGACGTGGTGCTCGTTGATCGGCACGCGAGCGGGGTGACGGTCGAGGTGCCCGGAAACCTCGACCGCACCCGCCGCTCGGGCCGGGTGTCCCTGACCGAGGTGTCCGTCGGCGACAACATCCTGACCGAAGCGACCTCGGCCGCGGTTGCCTACGCGCGCACGCTGTTCGCGGCCGAGGCCGCCGGCGGGGCATCGGACTGCGTGGACACCGCGGTCGAATACGCCAAGGTGCGTGAACAGTTCGGCCGCACGATTGCGACCTTCCAGGCGGTCAAGCACCACTGCGCCAACATGGTGGTGGCCGCCGAGTCCACCGTCGCCGCGGCGTGGGACGCCGCCCGCGCGGCGGGAGACTCCGCCGAGCAAGGGCAGTCTCAGTTCGAACTGATCGCCGCGGCAGCAGCGACATTGGCCTTCGGTGCCTACGTCCGCAACGCCGAGCTGAACATCCAGGTGCACGGCGGCATCGGCTTCACCTGGGAGCACGACGCGCATCTGCACCTGCGCCGGGCGTTGACCCTGCAGGCCCTGCTGGGCGGCGACGGTCCGTCGACCGACGTGTTCGACCTGACCGCGTTGGGGGTGAGCCGGGCCAACAGCCTCGACCTGCCCGCCGACGCCGACGCACTGCGCGAGCAGATCCGCTCCGACGCAGCCGAACTCGCCAAGCTCGAGGAGAAGGCTCAGGTCGACGAGCTGATCGCCACGGGCTACATCATGCCGCACTGGCCCAAGCCGTGGGGCCGTGCCGCCGGTGCCATCGAGCAGCTGCTGATCGAGGAGGAGTTCGCCTCTGCCGGTATCACTCGCCCCGACTACGGCATCACCGGCTGGGTCATCCTGACCCTGGTCCAGCACGGAACTCCTTCGCAGATCGAACGATTCGTCGAGAAGGCGCTGCGCAAGGACGAGATCTGGTGCCAGCTGTTCTCTGAACCGTCGGCCGGGTCGGATGCCGCGGCGGTCAAGACCCGCGCCACCCGGGTCGACGGCGGGTGGACGATCACCGGCCAGAAGGTGTGGACCAGCGGTGCGCACTACTGCAAGCGTGGGCTGGCCACCGTGCGCACCGACTTCGATGTCCCCAAGCACCAGGGCATCACGATGGTGATCCTGGACATGGAGGCACCGGGTGTCGAGGTGCGTCCGCTGCGGCAGATCACCGGGGGCTCGGAGTTCAACGAGGTGTTCTTCAACGACGTCTTCGTCCCGGACGAGGACGTGGTCGGTGAACCCAACGCCGGCTGGACGGTCGCGCGCGCAACCCTGGGCAACGAGCGGGTCAGTATCGGCGGCGGCGCCGGCGGCATCGCACCCGCCTCGGCCTGGCTGGTGGACCTGGCCAAGCGCAACGGCGATCATGTCATCGGTGCCCGGCAGCGGGTCGGCCGGTTCCTCGCCGAGGACCACGCGCTGCGGCTGCTGAACCTTCGTCGTGTCGTGCGCAGCATCGAGGGTGCCGGGCCAGGCCCCGAGGGCAACATCACCAAACTGAAACTCGCCGAGCACTTTCAGGAACAGGGTGCCATCGCCGCGTCTCTCCTGGGCCCCGAGTTGGTGCTCGAGGGTGGCGAGGGTGAGCTGGCTGCCCGCGCGGCGATGGGCGCGCGCGGAATGGCGATTGCCGGTGGCACCTCGGAGGTCACCCGTAACCAGATCGCTGAACGAATCCTGGGTATGCCGCGCGATCCGCTGATCAAGTAG
- a CDS encoding NAD-dependent epimerase/dehydratase family protein: protein MTGTDKLVIGASGFLGSHVARQLVERGETVRVMLRSTSSTRPIDDLPVQRFYGDIFDDDALRTAMAGCDVVYYCVVDTRAYLRDSAPLYRTNVEGLRHVLDAAMEVDLHRFVFTSTIGTIGLGAGGTVDEHTPFDWGSRAGDYIRSRVQAEDMVLSYARDKGLPAVALCVSNTYGPRDWQPTPHGALVAAAAFGKLGFYMAGMATEVVGVEDAAQALVLAGERGRVGERYIVSERFLPYRDLYETAAQAAGVPAPRWGIPKPLLRAAGILGGVAAAVTRRDLQLTPTSVRLMDIMAPMDHGKAVRELGWQPRDVHESIRDAVEFFTKRRREHVG from the coding sequence GTGACGGGTACGGACAAACTGGTGATCGGGGCGAGCGGCTTCCTCGGGTCGCACGTGGCACGTCAACTTGTCGAACGCGGCGAGACCGTGCGAGTGATGCTGCGCAGCACCAGCTCCACCCGCCCGATCGACGACCTGCCGGTGCAGCGTTTCTACGGCGACATCTTCGACGACGACGCGCTGCGCACCGCGATGGCCGGCTGCGACGTCGTCTACTACTGCGTCGTCGACACCCGCGCCTACTTGCGCGACTCCGCGCCGCTCTACCGGACCAACGTCGAGGGCCTGCGCCACGTGCTCGATGCCGCCATGGAGGTCGATCTGCACCGGTTCGTCTTCACCAGCACCATCGGCACCATCGGGCTGGGCGCCGGCGGGACCGTCGACGAGCACACCCCGTTCGACTGGGGGTCACGGGCCGGGGACTACATCCGGTCGCGGGTGCAGGCCGAGGACATGGTGCTGAGCTACGCCCGGGACAAGGGTCTGCCTGCCGTCGCGCTGTGCGTGTCCAACACCTACGGGCCCAGGGACTGGCAGCCCACTCCGCACGGCGCGCTGGTGGCCGCCGCGGCGTTCGGGAAACTCGGCTTCTACATGGCCGGGATGGCGACCGAGGTGGTCGGCGTCGAGGATGCCGCACAGGCGCTGGTGTTGGCCGGCGAACGCGGCCGGGTGGGGGAGCGCTACATCGTCTCGGAGCGGTTCCTGCCCTACCGCGACCTGTATGAGACCGCCGCGCAGGCCGCGGGCGTGCCTGCGCCCCGATGGGGAATCCCCAAGCCGCTGCTGCGCGCCGCGGGGATCCTCGGCGGGGTGGCGGCGGCGGTGACCCGCCGCGATCTGCAACTGACGCCGACCTCGGTGCGGCTGATGGACATCATGGCGCCGATGGACCACGGCAAGGCGGTCCGCGAACTGGGCTGGCAGCCGCGCGACGTGCACGAGTCGATTCGCGATGCCGTGGAGTTCTTCACCAAGCGGCGACGGGAGCATGTCGGCTGA
- a CDS encoding SIMPL domain-containing protein codes for MTDVQINVRGAHSVTLAPELGTIHVTLALEGPQPEPVFRSVAAALAEVKAALEARHHPEDGPVTTYSVDQVRMNSHRPWHKDGKKLPLVHSASVTVEATFADVDELATWVSWAAGIDGLSIQHIEWELTEASRLRIERDTRQQAVHEARRRAQDYADALDLGAVSVRSVSDPGMNRPAPVARAAMLAQAPSADGPAEFVLRPQDVEVRAEVEATFVVENPSTTT; via the coding sequence ATGACTGACGTTCAGATCAACGTGCGCGGCGCGCACTCGGTGACGCTGGCTCCCGAACTCGGAACCATCCACGTCACGCTGGCGCTGGAAGGGCCGCAACCGGAGCCGGTGTTCCGGTCGGTCGCAGCCGCACTGGCCGAGGTCAAGGCCGCCCTCGAAGCGCGGCACCATCCCGAGGACGGCCCGGTGACCACGTACTCGGTGGACCAGGTGCGGATGAATTCGCATCGCCCGTGGCACAAGGACGGCAAGAAGCTACCCCTGGTCCACTCCGCCTCGGTCACGGTCGAGGCCACCTTCGCCGATGTCGACGAGCTGGCCACCTGGGTGTCGTGGGCGGCCGGTATCGACGGGTTGTCGATCCAGCACATCGAATGGGAGCTGACCGAGGCCAGCCGACTGCGCATCGAGCGTGACACCCGCCAGCAGGCGGTGCACGAGGCACGGCGGCGCGCCCAGGACTACGCCGACGCCCTGGACCTCGGCGCGGTGAGCGTCCGCAGTGTCAGCGACCCGGGGATGAACCGGCCCGCGCCGGTCGCCAGGGCGGCCATGCTCGCCCAGGCGCCGTCGGCCGACGGCCCCGCGGAATTCGTGCTGCGCCCGCAGGATGTGGAAGTCAGGGCCGAGGTGGAAGCGACCTTTGTCGTCGAGAACCCATCGACGACAACATGA
- a CDS encoding neutral zinc metallopeptidase, with protein MRARVLPVVAVAILVAGCGGSKPVAATPTSQPPKASDVTIHGDASTPVNKIAVAAIEDLQQYWGDEYPKLYGGDYKPVEGGFYAVLPSSGDLPPCASDASDISGNAFYCSTKDVVAWDSEDLLPELQSKFGDFVIPIVLAHEWGHAVQERSNFTARTVTKELQADCFAGGWAKHAQDTGVFKANAAELDTALAGILELRDSPGTSKIDPSAHGSGFDRVGAFQDGYDNGPTACKAYRDDDPVVIELPFNDAEDEASGGDAPYDSIVNGVPYDLEDYWTQVYPELTDGGQWVPLKGLEPFDPANPPLCGGNSTKDYALFYCVPDDYIGWDNVDAMPTVYRQGGDFAVATLLATQYGLAAMTRANDQSDDKTQSLRGDCFAGAYTASVVLGNRSETSSFTISPGDLDEAITALLVFRGDGDVDRQGAGFERIRHYRDGVINGAESCLKD; from the coding sequence ATGCGTGCGCGTGTACTGCCCGTCGTCGCGGTGGCAATCCTGGTGGCCGGCTGCGGTGGTTCGAAACCGGTGGCTGCGACACCCACGTCGCAGCCACCCAAGGCCAGCGACGTCACCATCCACGGCGATGCGTCGACCCCGGTGAACAAGATCGCCGTCGCGGCGATCGAAGACCTGCAGCAGTACTGGGGCGACGAGTACCCCAAGCTCTACGGCGGTGACTACAAGCCGGTCGAGGGCGGCTTCTACGCGGTGCTGCCGTCCTCCGGGGACCTGCCGCCCTGCGCCTCCGACGCCAGCGACATCTCAGGCAACGCGTTCTACTGCTCGACCAAGGACGTCGTGGCGTGGGACTCCGAGGACCTGCTGCCTGAATTGCAGTCCAAGTTCGGCGATTTCGTCATCCCGATCGTGCTGGCCCACGAGTGGGGCCATGCGGTGCAGGAACGGTCCAACTTCACCGCCCGCACGGTCACCAAGGAACTTCAGGCCGACTGCTTCGCCGGCGGCTGGGCCAAGCACGCTCAGGACACCGGCGTCTTCAAGGCCAACGCCGCCGAACTGGACACCGCGCTGGCCGGCATCCTCGAGCTGCGTGACTCGCCGGGAACCAGCAAGATCGACCCGTCGGCGCACGGCAGTGGATTCGACCGGGTGGGAGCCTTCCAGGACGGCTACGACAACGGACCCACCGCGTGCAAGGCCTACCGCGACGACGATCCGGTGGTCATCGAACTGCCCTTCAACGACGCCGAGGACGAGGCCAGCGGTGGCGATGCGCCCTACGACTCGATCGTCAACGGGGTGCCCTACGACCTGGAGGACTACTGGACCCAGGTGTACCCGGAACTCACCGACGGCGGGCAGTGGGTCCCGCTCAAGGGCCTGGAGCCGTTCGACCCGGCCAACCCGCCGCTGTGCGGGGGCAATTCCACCAAGGACTACGCGCTGTTCTATTGCGTCCCGGACGATTACATCGGCTGGGACAACGTCGACGCGATGCCGACGGTGTACCGCCAGGGCGGTGACTTCGCGGTGGCCACCCTGCTGGCCACCCAGTACGGCCTGGCCGCGATGACGCGGGCCAACGATCAGTCCGACGACAAGACCCAGTCACTGCGCGGAGATTGCTTCGCGGGCGCATACACGGCCAGCGTGGTGCTCGGGAACCGTTCGGAGACAAGTTCTTTCACTATCTCGCCCGGAGACCTCGACGAAGCGATCACCGCGCTGCTGGTGTTCCGCGGCGACGGAGACGTCGATCGCCAGGGTGCCGGGTTCGAGCGGATCAGGCATTACCGCGACGGCGTCATCAACGGCGCCGAATCCTGCCTCAAGGACTAG